The following are encoded in a window of Oreochromis aureus strain Israel breed Guangdong linkage group 10, ZZ_aureus, whole genome shotgun sequence genomic DNA:
- the LOC116336148 gene encoding leucine-rich repeat neuronal protein 4, whose protein sequence is MRDLTFPLGILCLLFIRGYCPLPMSSEGMHPMGIHGPYAHSNEDSHVKDEDYNQYEDTTTRSSKTSIPSRGTLKRCAYDPCLEGQTPCFELATSSNCLCPGFTLNDVPPEAPKLSSVSWNGSEVVLQWCTPYSHVTNYVVTVGGQERQKFGEDRRSGGVGEIGNIAEVCVMAVNDAGASEGSCMMYHPRDNSLPLTAGLIGGALGFLLLLLLAVLLWRHKRQRKQEATISMHNTAETG, encoded by the coding sequence ATGAGGGACCTTACTTTCCCACTCGGGATCCTATGCCTGCTTTTCATCAGAGGTTACTGCCCCCTGCCTATGAGCTCAGAAGGGATGCATCCCATGGGAATTCACGGCCCATACGCACACTCAAACGAGGATTCTCATGTTAAAGATGAGGATTACAATCAATATGAAGATACAACCACTAGATCATCCAAGACGTCGATTCCAAGTAGAGGGACCCTTAAGCGGTGTGCCTATGATCCCTGTCTTGAAGGCCAGACCCCCTGTTTTGAGCTTGCAACCTCCTCTAACTGCTTGTGTCCGGGGTTCACTTTAAATGATGTGCCCCCAGAAGCGCCCAAACTAAGCTCAGTATCCTGGAACGGGTCCGAAGTTGTACTTCAGTGGTGCACACCTTATTCACACGTCACAAACTATGTTGTGACTGTAGGAGGGCAAGAGAGGCAGAAGTTTGGGGAGGACCGGAGAAGCGGAGGAGTGGGCGAAATTGGCAACATAGCAGAAGTTTGCGTGATGGCCGTGAATGATGCCGGAGCCAGTGAAGGATCTTGTATGATGTATCATCCCAGGGATAACAGCCTGCCTCTGACAGCAGGGCTCATCGGGGGAGCCCTGGGCTTCCTGCTGCTCCTCTTGCTGGCCGTCCTGCTGTGGAGGCACAAGAGGCAAAGGAAACAGGAGGCCACCATCTCCATGCACAACACAGCTGAGACGGGGTGA